Proteins encoded together in one Panthera uncia isolate 11264 chromosome A2, Puncia_PCG_1.0, whole genome shotgun sequence window:
- the LOC125930383 gene encoding histone H1.8, with protein sequence MAPGSIASSDTSTSSASLTSAVGSSGLSESEKPGLSHSGIRGPRRHPPVLRMVLEALQAGEQRRGTSVAAIKVYILQKYPTVDVLRLKYLLKQALATGMHRGLLVRPTNSKARGATGSFKLVPKHKRKAQSRKTSTMTAPRKPGEAKEKGPKKPREAKKDPPNPGEVKRGPKKPREARTGPTKLDAAKEKAPKKGSQTKDQEARLSEAKKASQQPDKATQDLPSATGPRGKSKVKGRRSNQDGEAHRKTKAGSQNSKSTVPKDKNSAASPAKKKENKVLKEVVACGAKVGPKAKAAAPPRVSGSKTVPAPLARKTGAPKGPRKPGMPTKASSSKLASKKTEAES encoded by the exons ATGGCTCCTGGGAGCATTGCCTCCAGTGACACCTCCACCTCCTCAGCATCCTTGACCTCCGCAGTGGGGTCATCTGGGCTGTCTGAGTCTGAAAAGCCAG GCCTGAGCCATAGTGGCATCCGAGGGCCACGCCGTCACCCTCCCGTGCTGCGCATGGTTCTGGAGGCGCTGCAGGCCGGAGAGCAGCGCCGGGGCACCTCGGTGGCGGCCATCAAGGTTTACATCCTGCAGAAGTACCCAACGGTGGATGTCCTCCGGCTCAAGTACCTGCTGAAGCAGGCCCTGGCCACCGGCATGCACCGCGGCCTCCTGGTCAGGCCCACCAACTCCAAGGCCAGGGGGGCCACTGGCAGCTTCAAA TTAGTTCCCAAGCACAAAAGGAAAGCCCAATCTAGGAAGACATCCACCATGACAGCCCCCAGGAAACCCGGTGAGGCCAAGGAGAAGGGTCCCAAAAAACCAAGGGAGGCAAAGAAGGACCCTCCCAACCCAGGCGAGGTGAAAAGGGGACCCAAGAAGCCAAGAGAGGCGAGGACAGGTCCTACCAAACTGGATGCAGCCAAGGAGAAGGCTCCCAAGAAGGGCAGCCAGACCAAAGACCAAGAAGCAAGACTGAGTGAGGCCAAGAAGGCCTCCCAACAGCCAGACAAGGCCACGCAGGACCTTCCCAGTGCCACTGGCCCAAGAGGAAAGTCAAAGGTCAAAGGCAGAAGGAGCAACCAAG ATGGTGAGGCccacaggaaaacaaaagctggGAGTCAGAATTCAAAATCCACGGTCCCCAAG GACAAGAATAGTGCTGCTTCTCcagccaaaaagaaagaaaacaaggtccttaaagaagttgttgcctgtggGGCCAAGGTGGGGCCCAAAGCCAAGGCCGCTGCTCCTCCCAGGGTCAGTGGGTCTAAGACAGTGCCTGCACCCCTGGCCAGGAAGACAGGGGCCCCCAAGGGCCCGAGAAAGCCCGGCATGCCCACCAAGGCCTCGTCGTCCAAACTGGCCAGTAAGAAAACAGAAGCTGAAAGCTAG